From the genome of Pantoea alfalfae, one region includes:
- the ghrB gene encoding glyoxylate/hydroxypyruvate reductase GhrB, which translates to MKPAVILYKKLPDDLYARLAEQCDVTEISDLSPESQQQHAAVFQQAEGLLGSGGKVNGELLAKMPNLRVCSSVSVGYDNFDVDALNQRHVVLMHTPTVLTETVADTMMALVLSTARRVPELDAWVKAGNWQKSIGPAQFGIDVHHKTLGILGMGRIGMALAQRAHFGFGMKILYNARREHEEAQSCFGAQRCELEALLKQSDFVCISLPLTEETHHLIGAAELELMKPDAVLINAGRGPVVDEQALIAALQAGRLYAAGLDVFEQEPVSADSPLLSLPNVVTLPHIGSATHETRYGMMQDAVENLIAALGGSVEKNCVNPQALK; encoded by the coding sequence ATGAAACCCGCTGTAATTCTTTATAAAAAACTACCTGACGATCTCTATGCACGCCTGGCTGAACAGTGTGACGTGACGGAAATCAGCGATCTCTCGCCGGAAAGCCAGCAGCAGCATGCTGCGGTGTTTCAGCAGGCAGAAGGGCTGCTGGGATCGGGGGGTAAAGTGAATGGCGAGCTGCTGGCGAAAATGCCCAATCTGCGCGTCTGCTCCAGTGTTTCTGTGGGCTATGACAATTTCGATGTTGATGCACTGAATCAGCGTCACGTGGTGCTGATGCACACGCCAACCGTGCTGACCGAAACCGTGGCGGACACCATGATGGCGCTGGTGCTGAGCACGGCGCGCCGGGTGCCGGAACTGGATGCCTGGGTTAAAGCGGGCAACTGGCAGAAGAGCATCGGACCGGCGCAGTTCGGCATCGACGTGCACCATAAAACGCTGGGTATTCTCGGCATGGGACGTATCGGGATGGCGCTGGCGCAGCGCGCCCACTTTGGCTTCGGCATGAAAATCCTCTACAACGCCCGCCGCGAACATGAAGAGGCGCAGTCGTGCTTTGGCGCGCAGCGCTGTGAACTGGAAGCATTGCTGAAGCAGAGTGATTTCGTCTGCATCAGCCTGCCGCTGACCGAAGAGACGCATCATCTGATCGGCGCCGCCGAACTGGAACTGATGAAGCCGGATGCGGTGCTGATCAACGCCGGTCGCGGGCCGGTGGTGGATGAGCAGGCGCTCATCGCCGCATTGCAGGCGGGCAGGCTGTACGCTGCCGGGCTGGATGTGTTTGAGCAGGAACCGGTCTCAGCCGACTCTCCGCTGCTGTCGCTGCCCAACGTGGTGACGCTGCCGCACATCGGTTCCGCCACGCACGAAACCCGTTACGGCATGATGCAGGATGCGGTAGAAAATCTCATTGCCGCACTCGGCGGCAGCGTTGAGAAAAACTGCGTGAACCCGCAGGCACTGAAGTAA
- a CDS encoding MFS transporter encodes MKKQTIAPKRWWFIMPIVFITYSLAYLDRANFSFASAAGINDDLGITKGMSSLLGALFFLGYFFFQIPGAIYAERRSVKKLIFVCLILWGGCASLTGVVSNIPMLAAIRFVLGVVEAAVMPAMLIYISNWFTKSERSRANTFLILGNPVTVLWMSVVSGYLIESFGWREMFIFEGIPAVVWAIAWWFLVQDKPAQARWMSDAEKAALQAELQKEQENIKAVRNYGEAFRNRNVILLCLQYFAWSIGVYGFVLWLPSILRNGTQMGMVEAGWLSAVPYLAATIAMVVVSWASDKTQNRKLFVWPLLLIGALAFLGSYLVGSTNFWMSYTLLVIAGAAMYAPYGPFFAIIPEMLPRNVAGGAMALINSMGALGSFIGSWIVGYLNGATGSPSASYIFMGSALLVSVWLTLIVKPAQNKAPPLQGAKPA; translated from the coding sequence ATGAAAAAGCAGACAATCGCGCCAAAACGCTGGTGGTTCATCATGCCCATCGTGTTTATCACCTACAGCCTGGCGTATCTCGATCGTGCAAATTTTAGCTTCGCTTCTGCTGCCGGGATTAACGACGATCTCGGCATCACCAAAGGCATGTCCTCGCTGCTCGGCGCGCTGTTCTTCCTGGGTTACTTCTTCTTCCAGATCCCCGGGGCCATTTATGCCGAACGCCGCAGCGTTAAGAAACTGATTTTCGTTTGTCTCATCCTGTGGGGCGGCTGTGCCTCGCTGACCGGCGTGGTCAGCAACATTCCGATGCTGGCCGCGATTCGCTTTGTTCTGGGCGTCGTGGAGGCCGCCGTGATGCCCGCGATGCTGATCTATATCAGCAACTGGTTCACCAAATCGGAACGTTCGCGCGCCAACACCTTCCTCATCCTGGGTAATCCGGTCACGGTACTGTGGATGTCGGTGGTGTCGGGCTATCTGATTGAATCCTTTGGCTGGCGCGAGATGTTTATCTTCGAAGGCATTCCGGCGGTGGTCTGGGCGATTGCCTGGTGGTTCCTTGTGCAGGATAAACCGGCACAGGCGCGCTGGATGAGTGATGCCGAAAAAGCGGCATTGCAGGCTGAACTGCAGAAAGAGCAGGAAAATATCAAAGCGGTGCGTAACTACGGCGAAGCGTTCCGTAACCGCAACGTCATCCTTCTCTGCCTGCAGTACTTTGCCTGGAGCATCGGCGTGTATGGCTTTGTACTGTGGCTGCCGTCGATTCTGCGCAACGGTACGCAGATGGGCATGGTAGAAGCAGGCTGGCTCTCAGCGGTGCCGTATCTGGCGGCGACCATTGCGATGGTGGTGGTCTCCTGGGCGTCGGACAAAACCCAGAATCGTAAGCTGTTCGTCTGGCCGCTGCTACTGATTGGCGCGCTGGCATTCCTTGGCTCGTATCTGGTGGGATCGACGAATTTCTGGATGTCCTACACCCTGTTAGTGATTGCCGGTGCCGCGATGTATGCGCCTTACGGACCGTTCTTCGCCATTATTCCTGAGATGCTGCCACGTAATGTCGCCGGGGGCGCGATGGCGCTGATCAACAGTATGGGTGCGCTGGGGTCGTTCATCGGTTCATGGATTGTCGGCTATCTTAATGGAGCCACCGGCAGCCCGTCCGCGTCCTACATCTTTATGGGATCGGCCCTGCTGGTTTCGGTGTGGCTGACGCTGATTGTGAAACCGGCGCAGAACAAAGCGCCACCGCTGCAGGGTGCGAAACCGGCCTGA
- a CDS encoding sugar kinase, with product MTHTNHHNGPLDVVTIGEAMAMFIARETGDLAAAETFVKRAAGAELNVATGLARLGLKVGWVSRIGDDAFGRFICQQLEKEGIDHTRVTVDKRYPTGFQLKSKVDDGSDPLVEYFRKGSAASHLSVDDFDADYFGAARHLHLSGVAAALSESSLDLLKHTAKEMRARGKTISFDPNLRPVLWRSEEEMRKQLNLLAEYADWVLPGEKEGLILTGYRQPEAIADFYLDRGVKAVVIKTGCDGAWYKTAQGEQGNVAAIKVDNVVDTVGAGDGFAVGVISALLEGRSLPQAIRRGNKIGSMAIQVIGDSEGLPTRQQLGDV from the coding sequence ATGACGCACACTAATCATCACAACGGTCCACTTGATGTTGTCACCATCGGCGAGGCGATGGCAATGTTTATCGCCCGCGAGACCGGCGATCTGGCCGCAGCAGAGACCTTTGTTAAACGCGCGGCGGGTGCAGAACTCAATGTGGCGACCGGCCTGGCACGTCTTGGCCTGAAAGTGGGCTGGGTCAGTCGTATCGGCGATGACGCTTTTGGCCGGTTTATCTGCCAGCAACTGGAAAAAGAGGGTATCGATCACACCCGGGTGACGGTCGATAAGCGCTATCCCACCGGTTTTCAGCTCAAATCCAAAGTCGATGACGGTTCCGATCCGCTGGTGGAATATTTCCGTAAAGGCTCGGCTGCCAGCCATCTGTCGGTCGATGATTTTGACGCGGACTATTTCGGCGCGGCGCGCCATCTGCACCTCAGCGGTGTGGCGGCGGCGCTGTCAGAAAGCTCATTAGACCTGCTGAAGCACACCGCCAAAGAGATGCGGGCACGCGGCAAAACCATCTCGTTTGATCCGAACCTGCGGCCGGTGCTGTGGCGCAGCGAAGAGGAGATGCGTAAGCAGCTCAATCTGCTGGCGGAATATGCCGACTGGGTGCTGCCGGGCGAAAAAGAGGGGCTGATTCTGACCGGTTATCGTCAGCCGGAAGCGATCGCAGATTTCTATCTCGACAGGGGGGTGAAAGCCGTCGTGATTAAAACCGGTTGTGACGGTGCCTGGTATAAAACCGCGCAGGGCGAACAGGGCAATGTTGCGGCGATTAAAGTCGATAACGTGGTGGATACGGTGGGTGCCGGTGATGGCTTTGCCGTTGGCGTTATCAGCGCGCTGCTGGAAGGTCGGTCGCTGCCGCAGGCGATTCGGCGCGGCAACAAAATTGGTTCGATGGCGATTCAGGTCATTGGTGACAGCGAAGGTCTGCCGACGCGTCAGCAACTGGGCGACGTGTAG
- a CDS encoding sugar phosphate isomerase/epimerase family protein, which yields MKPDIIVVTAAYGHTQIAALGGQAALLPVIRQAGADGVEIRRELLDDAALADLPALARAIAEHQLHASYSVPDTLFCDGGEINPRITHYVEEARQLNAQRLKVALGDFTGALPRETLQALLADLPFQLTVENDQTEHGRLAPSVAFFTAVREADLPISMTFDMGNWCWTGEDADQAATQLAAQVGYVHVKAAVPHQDSFRAIALDEADDHWRTLLQQLPARAPRGIEFPLEGDDLTAVTRHYVSLLRNV from the coding sequence ATGAAACCTGACATTATCGTGGTGACCGCCGCTTATGGCCACACGCAGATCGCCGCACTCGGCGGTCAGGCTGCGCTGCTGCCAGTCATCCGGCAGGCGGGTGCTGACGGGGTCGAAATCCGCCGCGAACTGCTTGATGATGCGGCGCTGGCCGATCTGCCGGCGCTGGCCAGGGCGATAGCGGAGCATCAGCTGCATGCCAGCTATTCAGTGCCGGATACGCTGTTTTGTGACGGCGGCGAAATCAATCCACGCATAACCCACTACGTTGAAGAGGCACGCCAGCTAAACGCTCAGCGGCTGAAAGTGGCGCTGGGAGACTTTACGGGTGCGCTGCCTCGCGAAACGTTGCAGGCGCTGCTGGCGGATCTGCCGTTTCAACTGACCGTGGAAAACGACCAGACCGAACATGGCCGACTGGCACCGTCCGTCGCGTTTTTCACGGCGGTGCGCGAAGCCGATCTGCCAATTAGCATGACCTTTGATATGGGTAACTGGTGCTGGACCGGCGAGGATGCCGATCAGGCAGCGACGCAGCTGGCCGCGCAGGTGGGCTATGTGCATGTTAAAGCCGCCGTGCCGCATCAGGATAGCTTCCGGGCGATTGCGCTGGATGAGGCTGATGACCACTGGCGCACGCTGCTGCAACAGCTGCCCGCCCGCGCGCCGCGCGGTATTGAATTTCCGCTGGAAGGCGACGATCTGACTGCGGTGACGCGCCACTACGTGTCGCTGCTGCGTAACGTGTAA
- a CDS encoding LacI family DNA-binding transcriptional regulator has product MKIRPPRATISDVAHAARTGKTSVSRYLNGELHLLSADLKARIEQAIADLSYRPSQMARGLKRGRTRLIGLIIADITNPYSVDVMSGIEAACREQGFTLLMCNTNNEVDLEQHYLQLLSSYQVEGIVVNAVGMREEVLSHLQQSLLPMVLIDRKIPDFPCDVVGLNNAEAAETATRHLVDNGYEALLFLSEPLGSVNTRRERLQAFRQLLAAHPQVEHENAEVPLHQPAALDQALLAFQQRHSGKRCAVMVANGALTLQVARSLQRLNLHWGRDIGLLGFDELEWAALAGVGITTLKQPTWQIGFSALERLIARIEGSELPIAEQVFSGELIVRGSSQPLG; this is encoded by the coding sequence ATGAAAATCAGGCCGCCTCGTGCCACCATCAGCGATGTTGCTCACGCGGCACGAACCGGTAAAACCAGCGTTTCACGCTATCTCAATGGCGAGCTGCATCTGCTCTCTGCCGACTTAAAAGCGCGGATTGAACAGGCCATTGCGGATCTCAGCTACCGTCCGAGTCAGATGGCGCGCGGCCTGAAGCGCGGACGTACCCGCCTGATCGGGCTGATTATCGCCGACATTACTAATCCTTATTCCGTCGATGTGATGAGCGGCATTGAAGCTGCGTGCCGGGAGCAGGGCTTCACGCTGTTGATGTGTAACACCAACAACGAAGTGGATCTGGAGCAGCACTATCTGCAACTGCTGAGCAGCTATCAGGTTGAGGGCATCGTGGTTAATGCGGTCGGCATGCGTGAAGAGGTGCTCAGCCATCTGCAACAATCCCTGCTGCCGATGGTGCTGATTGACCGCAAAATTCCCGATTTTCCCTGCGATGTAGTGGGCCTGAACAATGCCGAAGCGGCCGAAACGGCCACACGCCATCTGGTCGACAATGGCTATGAGGCGCTGCTGTTTCTCAGCGAGCCCCTGGGCAGCGTGAATACGCGCCGCGAGCGTCTGCAGGCCTTCCGCCAGCTGCTGGCGGCGCATCCGCAGGTTGAGCATGAAAATGCAGAAGTGCCGCTGCACCAGCCTGCCGCACTGGATCAGGCGCTTCTGGCCTTCCAGCAGCGTCACAGCGGCAAACGCTGCGCAGTGATGGTGGCCAACGGCGCGCTGACGCTGCAGGTGGCGCGATCGCTGCAGCGGCTCAATCTGCACTGGGGTCGCGATATTGGCCTGCTCGGTTTTGATGAACTGGAGTGGGCGGCGCTGGCTGGTGTCGGCATTACCACGCTGAAACAGCCGACCTGGCAGATTGGCTTCAGTGCGCTGGAGCGATTGATTGCGCGCATAGAGGGCAGCGAATTGCCCATTGCCGAGCAGGTCTTCTCTGGTGAACTGATCGTTCGTGGCTCCAGCCAGCCTCTTGGCTGA
- a CDS encoding LacI family DNA-binding transcriptional regulator, producing MSLKAIAAVLGLSVTTVSRALNGYQDVAQETRKRIEEEAQRRGYRPNAAARRLKTGRANAVGLVYPVIESSLSGSDFSDMLLALDHHLARHEINLLLLADKQQQSHSTLTRLLRSGAADALIVGHTTPDDSRLNALMQTSFRFLALGRSDLPATYAWFDVDHLAGSQLAVGWSLAQGRQRIAWLGSNENSTRVRDRRQGYLTALGDVAPYAMAAVAPSRRAGYHQTREWLAEDPAPEVIITDCAALAEGAALALQQAGRAAGEDAILLAGWEGLPRDAILDHPIAAICQATPHQAGEQVADMVIRLINGEPPETLQTLWQPWLQLPA from the coding sequence ATGTCTCTTAAAGCCATCGCTGCAGTTTTAGGTCTTTCCGTTACGACTGTCAGCCGCGCCCTTAATGGTTATCAGGATGTCGCTCAGGAGACGCGTAAACGCATTGAAGAGGAAGCGCAGCGGCGCGGCTACCGACCTAATGCGGCGGCCCGGCGGCTGAAAACCGGCCGTGCTAATGCAGTAGGGCTCGTTTATCCGGTCATTGAATCTTCGCTGAGTGGTAGCGACTTCAGCGATATGCTGCTGGCACTGGATCATCATCTTGCCCGGCATGAAATTAACCTGCTGTTGCTGGCGGATAAACAGCAGCAGAGTCACTCAACCCTGACGCGCCTGCTGCGCAGTGGGGCCGCCGATGCCCTGATCGTCGGCCATACCACGCCAGATGACAGCCGACTGAATGCGCTAATGCAGACCAGTTTTCGCTTTCTGGCGCTGGGCCGCAGCGATCTGCCAGCCACCTATGCCTGGTTTGATGTTGATCACCTTGCCGGTTCACAACTGGCGGTGGGCTGGTCGCTGGCGCAGGGACGGCAGCGGATAGCCTGGCTCGGCAGCAATGAAAACAGCACGCGGGTACGTGACCGGCGTCAGGGTTATCTGACGGCGCTGGGTGACGTTGCGCCTTATGCGATGGCGGCAGTCGCACCGTCGCGCCGTGCAGGTTATCACCAGACGCGTGAGTGGCTGGCAGAGGACCCCGCGCCGGAAGTGATTATCACCGACTGCGCTGCGCTGGCTGAAGGCGCAGCCCTGGCGCTGCAGCAGGCTGGTCGGGCTGCGGGCGAAGACGCCATTCTGCTTGCAGGCTGGGAAGGATTACCGCGTGATGCGATTCTCGATCATCCCATTGCTGCGATTTGCCAGGCAACGCCGCATCAGGCGGGTGAACAGGTGGCTGACATGGTTATCAGGCTGATCAACGGCGAACCGCCGGAAACGTTACAGACCCTGTGGCAACCCTGGCTGCAATTACCGGCCTAG
- a CDS encoding OmpA family lipoprotein, with translation MQKKLIAITLLLSGSLALPGCTTNPYTGESQAGKSGVGAGLGALVGAGVGVLSSSKKDRRKGALIGAAGGAALGGGVGYYMDVQEAKLRDKMRGTGVSVTRNGDNIVLNMPNNVTFDSSSSNLKPAGANTLTGVSMVLKEYPKTAVNVVGYTDSTGSRALNMRLSQQRAESVASALIGQGVASDRLRTQGAGPDNPVATNSTEAGKAQNRRVEITLTPLG, from the coding sequence ATGCAGAAGAAATTAATCGCCATCACCTTGTTATTAAGCGGCAGTCTGGCCCTGCCAGGTTGTACCACCAATCCTTACACTGGCGAATCTCAGGCGGGTAAGTCAGGCGTGGGCGCGGGCCTTGGCGCATTAGTCGGTGCCGGTGTTGGCGTGCTCTCATCGTCGAAGAAAGATCGTCGTAAAGGTGCGCTGATTGGTGCCGCAGGCGGCGCGGCCCTGGGCGGTGGCGTGGGTTACTACATGGACGTGCAGGAAGCGAAACTGCGTGACAAGATGCGCGGGACCGGCGTCAGCGTGACCCGCAACGGCGATAACATCGTCCTGAATATGCCAAACAATGTCACTTTCGACTCCAGCAGCAGTAATCTGAAACCTGCCGGTGCCAACACTCTGACCGGTGTTTCAATGGTGCTGAAAGAGTATCCGAAAACCGCGGTAAACGTCGTGGGTTACACCGACAGTACTGGCAGTCGCGCGCTGAACATGCGTCTGTCACAGCAGCGTGCTGAAAGTGTTGCCAGTGCGTTAATCGGACAGGGTGTTGCCAGCGATCGCCTGCGCACACAGGGTGCAGGCCCGGATAATCCGGTTGCCACCAACAGCACCGAAGCAGGCAAAGCACAAAACCGTCGCGTTGAAATCACGCTCACCCCGCTGGGATAG